From the Candidatus Delongbacteria bacterium genome, the window TCTGGCACTGGAACAACTATATCTATATCAAGATCTTTATCGTATGAAGCAAGTTTACGCCCCATCTCTTTTCTGGCTTCATAAACATTAACTCCGTATTCTCTACTGTCAGGCATAGAAAAATAAACTGGTTCAAAAACACAATGAGCACATGATTTTCTTCCATTTCTAATAGTAAGAAGCTCATTGTTTTTGATCCTCTCCATTCCACCTTTCCAAACGTGAATAATCTCTCCTGGTTCAAGCTCCTCAATCTCTTCACATCTTAAAAGGTCAAGTGCTTTTGACTCGGAAGCAAACGCATAACCACCATTTTCCAATTTCCCAAAAGAGTATGGTCTAACAGCATATGGATCTCTGAATGCCCACATCTCATCTCTACTCATTAGAACTGTGGAAAAAGCTCCTTTTACGTCTTTCATAAGACTTTGAATTGATTGAACAACAGTAAGATTTTGTCTTAAATGACTCCAAACAATGTATCTTAACAGAAGCTCACCATCATTTCCGCTTTTAAATCGGACACCTTCCTTCATAAGTTTCAAGGCGATGGAATCATAATTGGTGATGTCTCCATTCGATGCCAAAGAGAATAGAGTTCCTTCTAAAGATTCTACCAAGTGTGGTTGAGAGTTACTAACATTATCAGATCCTCGTGTTGGATACCTAACATGTCCAATAGCTTGTTTACCAGGCATAGAATCTAACACGTCTGGTGTTAAAACATCTTTAACTAGACCCATACTTCTGAAATTTCTAATCTCTTTTTCGTCGGATGCTGCTAAGCCGCAACTTTCCTGACCTCTGTTTTGAATTGCAAAAAGTCCAAGCATAACATCATATGCTGCATTTTCTGAATTGAATACTCCTAATACTCCACACATCTTTTACATCCCCAATTTTGGTTCTTTTCGAGTAATATATTCCCTTTAACAAACTTGTCAATAGATTTTAAGAATATATCAGATCTTTATTTATCAATAGATAGATATCTTTATATAGATATATTTTAAATCATTCCATATCTTTAAGCGACTGTTTAAAAATTTCTTCATCAAAATGATCGTCTTCGCTTAGTGATGAGATTATAATCACCACTTCGGAACCTTTATTAACAATTGACCCACCTTCAGGTATCTGACTAATAATTGTATTTGGAAGAAGTTCTTCATTGTAATTTTTAGCTATCAAACCTATTTTCAAACCAGATTTTTTTATTGTTTCTATAGCTTTTGAAAGTTCAAGGGATATAATATCTGGCACAATGTATTCAGAAGGGTCTGGACCTAGACTCACGGTCAAAAGTACTTTTTCTCCTTCAGCTACAGTTTCACCTTCGGCTGGAGTCTGAATCATAACAACACCTTCTGGAAATTCTGAACTGTAATCATACATTACAGAATCAAGTAATAATTTAGCTTTTTGAATTCGATATTTTGCTTCCTGAGGCGATACTGTTTTAAAATTTGGAACAATAACTGGTTGACTTCCAGCAGAAATAGTTAGATAGACTCTTCTACCTTTTTTACATACAGAACCTGTTTTTGGTAATTGATCAATTATTGAGCCGGCAGGATATGTCAAATCTGTTTTGAGTTTTGATTCAACACCTATAAAACCACTTTCTTCCAAAAGTAATTTAGCATCATCAAGTTTTAGTCCTACTAAATCAGGGATAATGTACTCGTCTCCAAGTGAAACAATAGAAGGCATGA encodes:
- the purF gene encoding amidophosphoribosyltransferase produces the protein MCGVLGVFNSENAAYDVMLGLFAIQNRGQESCGLAASDEKEIRNFRSMGLVKDVLTPDVLDSMPGKQAIGHVRYPTRGSDNVSNSQPHLVESLEGTLFSLASNGDITNYDSIALKLMKEGVRFKSGNDGELLLRYIVWSHLRQNLTVVQSIQSLMKDVKGAFSTVLMSRDEMWAFRDPYAVRPYSFGKLENGGYAFASESKALDLLRCEEIEELEPGEIIHVWKGGMERIKNNELLTIRNGRKSCAHCVFEPVYFSMPDSREYGVNVYEARKEMGRKLASYDKDLDIDIVVPVPDSSNMQAMGYAQAKGVPFEMGLIRNHYVGRTFIKPSQAGRDESVKQKFNPVKSILEGKKIVLVDDSIVRGTTMRKIVGMLRSAGAKEIHLRIASPQVKYSCFYGLDTPTRIELVANKMSIEDLVTHLRVDSLKYIEQKDLSDAVNNDNDRFCFACFDGNYPIELIDVGK
- a CDS encoding PASTA domain-containing protein, which encodes MKIIIFFIKASIVAVIFYIIAGLIFDKIFMPSIVSLGDEYIIPDLVGLKLDDAKLLLEESGFIGVESKLKTDLTYPAGSIIDQLPKTGSVCKKGRRVYLTISAGSQPVIVPNFKTVSPQEAKYRIQKAKLLLDSVMYDYSSEFPEGVVMIQTPAEGETVAEGEKVLLTVSLGPDPSEYIVPDIISLELSKAIETIKKSGLKIGLIAKNYNEELLPNTIISQIPEGGSIVNKGSEVVIIISSLSEDDHFDEEIFKQSLKDME